From Phragmites australis chromosome 5, lpPhrAust1.1, whole genome shotgun sequence, a single genomic window includes:
- the LOC133917464 gene encoding probable xyloglucan endotransglucosylase/hydrolase protein 12: MMGKQRKALQGALLALVFASLLAGLASGGNFYEECDATWEPQNCWTYDDGNRLSLALVSNSSGSMIRSKKQFVYGTVSTMIQLVPGDSAGTVTTYYTSSLGDNHDEIDFEFLGNETGQPYTIHTNVYAAGVGNKEMQFKPWFDPTADYHNYTISWTPCMIVWYIDGTPIRVFRNYQASHGVAFPTSQPMYTYSSIWAAEDWATQGGRVKADWSKAPFVANYHGIDLDVCECYGGGCVASCAAAFGDWGRYCRLSDAEVGHMQWVQDKYRIYDYCVDYKQWINGQMPVECGLPQY; this comes from the exons ATGATGGGAAAGCAACGGAAGGCATTGCAGGGAGCCCTGCTCGCGCTGGTCTTTGCATCCTTGCTTGCTGGCCTCGCGTCCGGCGGCAACTTCTACGAGGAGTGCGACGCGACGTGGGAGCCGCAGAACTGCTGGACCTACGACGATGGCAATAGACTCTCCCTCGCTCTCGTCAGCAACTCCTCAG GCTCGATGATCCGATCCAAGAAACAGTTCGTCTACGGGACCGTTTCGACCATGATCCAGCTTGTCCCCGGCGACTCCGCCGGCACCGTCACAACGTACTAC ACGTCGTCGCTGGGAGACAACCACGACGAGATCGACTTCGAGTTCCTGGGCAACGAGACCGGCCAGCCCTACACCATCCACACCAACGTCTACGCCGCCGGCGTCGGCAACAAGGAGATGCAGTTCAAGCCCTGGTTCGACCCCACCGCCGACTACCACAACTACACCATCTCCTGGACCCCCTGCATGATCGT GTGGTACATCGACGGCACGCCCATCCGGGTGTTCCGCAACTACCAGGCGAGCCACGGCGTGGCGTTCCCGACGAGCCAGCCGATGTACACCTACTCGAGCATCTGGGCGGCGGAGGACTGGGCCACGCAGGGCGGTCGCGTCAAGGCCGACTGGTCCAAGGCGCCGTTCGTCGCCAACTACCATGGCATCGACCTCGACGTCTGCGAGTGCTACGGCGGGGGCTGCGTCGCGAGCTGCGCTGCGGCGTTCGGCGACTGGGGCCGCTACTGCCGCCTAAGCGACGCGGAGGTGGGGCACATGCAGTGGGTGCAGGACAAGTACAGGATCTACGACTACTGCGTCGACTACAAGCAGTGGATCAACGGCCAGATGCCGGTCGAATGCGGCCTGCCGCAGTACTGA